The DNA region TTGTTTATAATTTGTGGTTCAAAAGTTCCTTCTTTGTCTTGGGGAACTTTGATTTCAGTATCACCATATTTACTAAGAATAATTTTTCTTTTTCTAACATTACGAGCATTAGTAGATTCAGAATGTTCATAAGGATCATACCCAAGATGTTGAGTCATTTCAGCTTCAAGCATTTCTTGAATAGTTCCAGCAAGTAGATCTTTTAAAGCAAAGCATCTTGTATATCTTCAGCAGTCTTAATATCACTAAAGCATTAATGATATTTCTTTTCCCTTTAGTAAGATTAATTCCGTTTCTTCTTTTTCTTTCCATAAAAATATCTTTCTATGAATTTAATTTTATCATAGAAAGATATTTAAAGCATTTATTATTTTAATTTACAGACTTTTCTTCACACCCGGGGAGTGCGGACAATTTCTTGGACAATATTTTTTATATTAATCCAAGACTTTGTCTATACTCCTCAGGACTTTTAAAGCCTAAAGATATTTTTATTCTTTTGCTATTATACCACATTAAATAATCATTTAATATAATTTTAAAGTTTTCTAAGCTAACATTTGACCATTCTCTAGAATAAAACATCTCATTTTTTATTCTACCAAAAAAGCCTTCACAAGCTGAATTATCAGGTGAACACCCTTTCTTAGACATAGAACGAGATATTTTAGCCTCTTTTAACAAATTTATCCACTCTTTCCATCTATAATGACATCCTCTGTCTGTATGAAGTATAGGAGTTTCATTTTCTTTTAATTGAGATATTGCATTTTTTAACATATCATTTACTAGTTTAGAATTAGGAACTTCCCCTATTTCCCAAAAAACTATCTTTCCATCAAAACATTCTATAATTGGTGACAAATATATTTTACCTGCTGGAATAGCAAATTCACTTATGTCTGTTAACCATTTTTCATTTGGTTTACCTGCTTGAAAGTTTCTATTTATTAAATTAGGAACTTCTGGAGAAATTTCTCCTTTATATGAGTTATACTTTCTATATTTTTTTACTTTTATTACTAAACTTTCTGCTTTCATAATTCTGCGGATTATTTTTTCTGAAACTTTTATCCCTTCTCTTTTTAATAGCGCGTGAATCCTTCTATATCCAAAACAACATCTATTTTGTTTAAAAATTTCTTTTATTTGCTTTTTTAAATGAACATATTTATCTGTATAATGATTTTTTTTATGATAATAGTAGCTGCTTTTAGGTAGTTCTAACATCTTAAGAAGCAAAGGTAATGAATATTTATTTTTTAAGGTATCAATCATCATTACCTTCTCTTTGTTTGTCAATTTTTTTAGATTGATACCTTGGTCTTTTTTTAAAACATCAATAGTTTCTTTTAAAATATCTATTTCAAGCTGCATAGAAAATATTTTTTCTTTTAATGATTCTAATTCAGAAAAAGATGATTCTTTTCCTTCTAAAAGTTTTTCTCTTTTAATATTATCTTTCCTATTTATTAATGCTATTTTTCCTTTCAAAAGATATATTTTTCTCCACTGATAAATACTAGCTCTAGAATATCCTATATCTTCTGACACATATTTTACACTTTCTCCTAATTCAAAGCAACGCTTAATAGCATCTAGTTTAGTTTTAATAGGAGGATTTCTAGGATGATAGCTAGAGTTAATGATGATTGGAAGCTTTTTTCTTTCCTTTTGGGGAACATTTTCTTTTTTTATCCACTTATAGAGATTTTCTCTTGTAGGATATCCTAAGATACGGACAGTTTGAGAAACAGACTTACATTGTTGATAAAGCTCCAATGCTTTTTTAATTTGCTCTTTAGAATAGCTCATTTAAACACTCCTAACTAGTCCAAGAAATTGTCCGCACTCCCCCCTCGCAAAAGCTAGGAAAAATTTTTTCCTAGCTAAAAAGTTTGTTGAAAACTTTTAGGAACAGCCCACCCTAGCCCCAAAGAAATTAAAATCCTTAAATTAAAGGTTTTAATTTCTTGTATTTTAAAAGATAAAAGAAATAAATAATTTTTTAAAAAAGAAAAAAGATCCCCCACCCCTCTCCCCAACTTGCAACCTAAAAGACGTTGCAAGTTGCCAAAAAGAAACTTAATAATATTTATATTCTTTTTTGTAATAGAGGATTTTAATTTTATTAAACCTTATAATTAATATTGTTATAAGGGATAGTATTTTATCTAAATTAACTTTTATTATAAGAGCATTTGTGTACAGTAGGCAATTAACATTTAAAAAAGTTCAGTGTAATTTTTTTGTAAAACAAAAAAATTATTTATTATTAAAGTTGCATTTTCACGCTGAAAATGCTAAAATAAAAAGTAGATACTTCACGATTAGGCACTGAAGTGCCTATCGTGAGATAATTACATTATCTAACTCTTGCGAGTGAATTTTTAGTTTTTAGTATTTAGGAATATGGAGGTGAAAAAAGTGGCTATATTTAATATAAGTGTTCAACCAGCAAAGAATAGAAGTCCGATTGAAAGATACGATTATGTATTAAGAATTGGAAAATATTCTCCTGAAAACAATAAAGATAAATATGATGATATCATTTATGGAGAAAATATTAATATGCCATCTTTTTCACAAGATGACCCTAGATATTTTTGGGAATGTGCCGAAGTTTATGAAGATGTAAATGCAAATCTTTTTAGAACAATAGATTTTTCTTTGCCTTATGAACTTTCTGACGAAGAGAATATTGAACTTGCCAAAAAATTTGCAAAAGAATTATTTGGAGAAAGCTATGTATATTCATTAGCTATTCACTCTAAACCAAGCACTGATGAAGATAAAAGAAATATTCATTGCCATATAATGTTTTATGAAAGGGAGCTAGATGGAATTGAGCGTAAAGAGGAATGTTTTTTTAAAAAAGCAAATTCAAAAAATCCATCTTTAGGTGGAGCAAAAAGAAATAGAGAGTGGCATAAATATTCAAAGTTATATTATATTCGTCAAACTTTAGAGTCTATGATGAATGAAAAACTTAAAGAAAAAAATCTAGAGTTAGTATCTTGCAAATCTTTAAAAGTTCAAAGACAAGAAGCTATAGCTGAAGGAAATTTTTTAAAAGCTGAAATGCTTGATAGACCAGCAATTAATTTAAAAAAAGAATATATAGATTATGCTCCAGATAGTGAAGAAAAAACTAAAAACATGAATTTTTTTCAGTACTGTAAAGAAATAAAAAGAATAAAAGAAAAAGAATTTAAATTAAAAAGCGAAAATTTTGAGGAAGAAAATTTAAAGGCGAGAGATAGATATTACAAAGCGTTATTTAAGAAAGAAGGAAGAGAATATACTCCTTCTTATTTTGACGTGGAAAATTTAAAAGAAAATAATATAGAAGAACAAAATATTGAAGAAAACTTAGAAAATGTTTTTGCAAAATCATTAGATAATCATATCTTGTTAGACAAAAAAGAAAGTAGACTTAAACAAATTGAATCTATGACAGATAAGGATATAGAATCAAGAGCTTTAAGTATTTTAACTGGAGGAGAATATCAAAAAAACTTGGAAAAGTTAGTTGAATTAACTAATCTTTATATCAAGCTAGAAGATAAGAGCAAATTTGAATATGCTAAACAAAAATCTGAATTAGAACAATATTTTTTAGGATTAAAAAACAATGAATTTTTCATGCAAAAATTTGAAAAGATGAAAGAGAATATAAGAGATAAATATTCAGTTGAAAAGGAAGAAATACTAAAAGATTTAGAAATTTTAAGGAGTAATCCATTTAAGGATTTTTATATTTCTAATGCTATAGGAAATGCTGAAAGAAGTAGAGTTATATTAACAAATATACTTTCTAATATTGAAAAATTAAAACTTCAAAAAACTGAAATTGATAATAAAGTTAAAGAGTATAAAGAAATAAAATTAAATATAGATTTTAAAGAAAAAGTATATAGAAGTTTAGATCCAGAGATAGCAGATAAATATTTAAGACTTGCTATTTGGAAAAAAGAATTTGAAGGAAGTAGAAGTTTAGATGAGAAAATAGAGCTTTCAAAAAGAATAAAAGCTACTGAATATGAACTTAGAATTTTTGATTTGAATAATGATATAAAGTTAAAAGTTCAAGAGGAGATAAATACTGCAAGATCAGAATATAAAGAGTTAAGACAAACTCAAGATGATACAAATGGTAGATTATCATATTTATATTCTATTATGAAAAAACTAAAAGAGTTGAAAGAGATTGATTTAGTAAAGAAAGAAAAAGAACTTCAAGAACAAAGTAATAAATTAGAAAGTAAATTAGATATATTAGAATATAACATTAAGTTATCTAATTTTAGAAATGATTACGAAAAAGCATTTGATAAAGCTCCAGAAGTAGATGATATAAAAGTTAAGTTATCTGATATTGAAAAGAAAGAGTACAAAAAAGTTGTTCAAGAAAAAATAGAAAATTTGAAAGAGGAAATAGATAATTTAAAATTAAAACTAAAACCTGAAAACTTGTCAGATGAAGATATTAAAACACAAATACTTGATGAATATACTAATGGAGAATATAGTAGAGATTTATCTGTTCTTACTTATTATAAAATTAGAAAAGAAAATGGATTGGTTGTATCTATAGCTAACTTGAAAAAAGTAGAAAGTAGAGTTGAGGAGCTAGAAAAGATGTTTACAATTACTCCAGAAGATATAGAACTTAGAAAGCAAGTTATCCGTGAAAAAAATGTGAAGATTAAATCTCAAATAAATGAAAAAAGTAAAGAGCTAAGTGTGCAATTTAAGTTATTAAATAAATTAAGACTAAATAATATTAGAATACCTAATGTTCGTCGTCATAGAAGTAGCAACTACTCTCCAAAACTAAAAGTTGCTAAGAGTGGAAGGATAGAGTTTGACGATGAGAAAGAAAAAAGAAGAAGAGGTAACGAATGGGAGAGATAGATTCTAAAGAAAGGCAAAAAATACTAAAGAAAAAAAGAGAAATAAGAAATTTAAGAAAAAAGCAAAAGAGAGAAAATGCTAAAAAAAGAAAAGAGAGAAAAATAAAATTGATTAAGCTGGGAACTCTTTTCCGTATACTTGATTTGTTAGATGAAAAACAGGAAATTATGCTTGGATTTTTAGAAAGATATTTAAAATTAACTATGGTGGAAAAAGAAAAATTAAGAGTTATAGGAGATAAAATTTTAAGTGAAAATAAATTAAAAAGTTATGATGATGATTTAAATGATAGAAAAAAAATGTTCTATCTAATGATAAGAAAAGCAGCTCTTTTAGAAAAATTAAATATCCACTTAGAAGACCCAAGAATTATTTTAGGATTTTTAAATAAATATAAGGATTTAACTAAAGATGAAAAACTAAAATTAGAAGAAAGAGGAAAAGAATTATTTACTCCTAGTGAAAAGAAAACTCTTGGAACAACTGAAAATGAAGAAGCAACAGATAAACAGAAGGTTGAAGTATTAGTTTATCTTCAAAATAAAAAAATAGATAGTACAAAATTCTTAAAGGAAAGATACAATACCTCTATTCATGGATTAAAGAGGCTTCAAGCAGAAGAAATATTAAATAATGATTTATAAGAGGGAAGCTAAATAATTCCCTCTTTTTTTCTTCAAAAGACTCTATACAGTATAGAGTCTTTTGAAGAATATAAATTAAAATTTTTAAAAAATTAAAAGTAATGATATTATAAAAATAAACTTGTATATAGATATATAAAAGGTGTTAATTATGAAAAAAAATATTTGGGAAATTGCAGTAGGCTTAAATAAAGTTGATAATTTAAAACCCTCTAAGTATTTGAGAGAGTTAATTGATAAAAAGTTATCTTGTGATGAGATGGAGAAAGAGATTTTAAAGTACTATGGCTTTAGATATCTAACCTCAAAGATAGAAAGAGATCTACGAGAATGTGACTTAGTTTCTATTAGAACAGTAAAGCTTTTAGAGGATAAGGAGTTTAAATTTTCTATTAACTATTTAAAAAAAATTCATAAAAGCTTATTTAGTGATATTCTTAAAAGAAATTATGTTGGAATATTTAGAAACTACAATATCAGTAAGAATGAAAGAGTTTTAAATGGAAACTCTGTGATTTATGCTGATTATAGAGAAATTAGTGAATGTTTGAACTATGATTTTGAAGAGGAGGAAAATATTGATTACACCAAACTTTCTAAAGAAAGACAAGTAAAAAGAATATCTAAATTTACTTCTGCAATATGGCAAGTACACCCATTTATTGAAGGGAATACAAGAACAACTGCCATATTTTTAATTAAATACTTAAAAAAATTAGGTTTTAAGTTAAATGAAGATATTTTTATAGAAAATTCTCTATATTTTAGAAATGCTCTTGTTCTATCTAATTATTCAAATAGAGAATTGAAAATCTCAAATGATTTTAGATTTTTAACTTCATTTTTTATAAAATTAATAGTAAATTATGATGAAAGATTATTGCTAATTAAAGAAGAACTGGAGTAAGATGAAGCAGCGATATAGTGTATTGAGCCTGCTAGAATTTTCTGCTTTACAAGAAGTTTAAAGGTTATTAGAACTGATATACTATATTTAGCAGTGTTATTTTATTTGAAATTTTTTTATAGTTGAGTTATTTTTTTCATAAAGTTATAATATAAATATGAAAAAATATTATTAGTAGTTTGTAAAGAAAAAGTATATGGAGTATAGAATAAAATATTAAGTAAAATACAAAAATAAGATAGTTGGTAGAAAGAGTAAAAGCAAAAAATGAAAAAATTAGCAAAAATAGGAGATAAAATGATTTATGTAACAGGAGATAAACATAGAAATTTCAATGAAATAAAAAAGTTTTGTAAAGAAAACAACACAACTAAAGATGATATTATAATTATTCTTGGAGATGTAGGACTTAACTTTTTTAGCGGGATAAAAGATTGGTCTAAAAAACATTCTGTTGCAAAACTTCCAATTACTCTATTTTGTATTCATGGTAATCATGAACAACGCCCTTTTGCTATTTCAACATATAGAGAAGTTGAAAAGTTTGGAGCAAAAGTATATATGGAAGAGGAATTTGATAATATAATTTTTGCAAAAGATGGAGAAATCTATAACTTTGCTGGACTTAAATGTATGGCAATAGGAGGGGCATATAGTACAGACAAATATTATAGACTTACAAACAATTGGAAATGGTTTAGTAATGAACAACCTAATGATAGAATTAAAAAGTATGTTGAAGATCAATTAGAAAGTACTAACTGGAGTATAGATTTAATTTTTAGTCATACTTGTCCTTTTAAATATCGTCCAATAGAAACATTTTCTAATATTATTGATCTTGATAAGATAGATACTTCTACTGAAGAGTGGTTGCAAAAGATAGAGGATAGATTAAAGTATAAAAAATGGTATTGTGGACATTTTCATATAGAAAAATCTATTGATAAAATAAGATTT from Fusobacterium varium includes:
- a CDS encoding metallophosphoesterase, which produces MKKLAKIGDKMIYVTGDKHRNFNEIKKFCKENNTTKDDIIIILGDVGLNFFSGIKDWSKKHSVAKLPITLFCIHGNHEQRPFAISTYREVEKFGAKVYMEEEFDNIIFAKDGEIYNFAGLKCMAIGGAYSTDKYYRLTNNWKWFSNEQPNDRIKKYVEDQLESTNWSIDLIFSHTCPFKYRPIETFSNIIDLDKIDTSTEEWLQKIEDRLKYKKWYCGHFHIEKSIDKIRFAYDDIIELNPLYLKDETIHRVMISDSRRRQKKFFELWEKEVAPYISKDKYEFFGGNDLLIKNFNEKDDEILNNFLTKYHNFFKYLKLKKKYDIKYSQEKEIVLKHVFDF
- a CDS encoding MobA/MobL family protein; translation: MAIFNISVQPAKNRSPIERYDYVLRIGKYSPENNKDKYDDIIYGENINMPSFSQDDPRYFWECAEVYEDVNANLFRTIDFSLPYELSDEENIELAKKFAKELFGESYVYSLAIHSKPSTDEDKRNIHCHIMFYERELDGIERKEECFFKKANSKNPSLGGAKRNREWHKYSKLYYIRQTLESMMNEKLKEKNLELVSCKSLKVQRQEAIAEGNFLKAEMLDRPAINLKKEYIDYAPDSEEKTKNMNFFQYCKEIKRIKEKEFKLKSENFEEENLKARDRYYKALFKKEGREYTPSYFDVENLKENNIEEQNIEENLENVFAKSLDNHILLDKKESRLKQIESMTDKDIESRALSILTGGEYQKNLEKLVELTNLYIKLEDKSKFEYAKQKSELEQYFLGLKNNEFFMQKFEKMKENIRDKYSVEKEEILKDLEILRSNPFKDFYISNAIGNAERSRVILTNILSNIEKLKLQKTEIDNKVKEYKEIKLNIDFKEKVYRSLDPEIADKYLRLAIWKKEFEGSRSLDEKIELSKRIKATEYELRIFDLNNDIKLKVQEEINTARSEYKELRQTQDDTNGRLSYLYSIMKKLKELKEIDLVKKEKELQEQSNKLESKLDILEYNIKLSNFRNDYEKAFDKAPEVDDIKVKLSDIEKKEYKKVVQEKIENLKEEIDNLKLKLKPENLSDEDIKTQILDEYTNGEYSRDLSVLTYYKIRKENGLVVSIANLKKVESRVEELEKMFTITPEDIELRKQVIREKNVKIKSQINEKSKELSVQFKLLNKLRLNNIRIPNVRRHRSSNYSPKLKVAKSGRIEFDDEKEKRRRGNEWER
- a CDS encoding transposase, giving the protein MLEAEMTQHLGYDPYEHSESTNARNVRKRKIILSKYGDTEIKVPQDKEGTFEPQIINKRQKDISDIEDKIISMYVIGKGIMMLFMEQKLFL
- a CDS encoding Fic family protein, which translates into the protein MKKNIWEIAVGLNKVDNLKPSKYLRELIDKKLSCDEMEKEILKYYGFRYLTSKIERDLRECDLVSIRTVKLLEDKEFKFSINYLKKIHKSLFSDILKRNYVGIFRNYNISKNERVLNGNSVIYADYREISECLNYDFEEEENIDYTKLSKERQVKRISKFTSAIWQVHPFIEGNTRTTAIFLIKYLKKLGFKLNEDIFIENSLYFRNALVLSNYSNRELKISNDFRFLTSFFIKLIVNYDERLLLIKEELE
- a CDS encoding IS3 family transposase, whose amino-acid sequence is MSYSKEQIKKALELYQQCKSVSQTVRILGYPTRENLYKWIKKENVPQKERKKLPIIINSSYHPRNPPIKTKLDAIKRCFELGESVKYVSEDIGYSRASIYQWRKIYLLKGKIALINRKDNIKREKLLEGKESSFSELESLKEKIFSMQLEIDILKETIDVLKKDQGINLKKLTNKEKVMMIDTLKNKYSLPLLLKMLELPKSSYYYHKKNHYTDKYVHLKKQIKEIFKQNRCCFGYRRIHALLKREGIKVSEKIIRRIMKAESLVIKVKKYRKYNSYKGEISPEVPNLINRNFQAGKPNEKWLTDISEFAIPAGKIYLSPIIECFDGKIVFWEIGEVPNSKLVNDMLKNAISQLKENETPILHTDRGCHYRWKEWINLLKEAKISRSMSKKGCSPDNSACEGFFGRIKNEMFYSREWSNVSLENFKIILNDYLMWYNSKRIKISLGFKSPEEYRQSLGLI